One stretch of Thalassophryne amazonica chromosome 19, fThaAma1.1, whole genome shotgun sequence DNA includes these proteins:
- the LOC117532173 gene encoding alpha-(1,3)-fucosyltransferase 9-like produces the protein MSTESPLRLRPLLLGIVTLGCIVCLFLVYFQPPTRWLVNPVEATVSADDMKNVFVSKTGKNLTIVLMWLFPFGIHYDLDVCGSQFNIKGCFLTSDKNFYSKANGVVFHHRDISTDLSNLPLLPRPHFQKWIWMNFESPSYTSKLPGIKNLFNLTLNYRQDADIAVHSGYIMPLEHKETFVPVEKDKLICWIVSHWRPEHERVKYFNELTKHIPVHAYGQAFGNKIPWQDYDSTITSCKFYLAFENSIHKDYITEKLYNPLSLGTVPVVLGPPRQNYENFVPGDSFIHVNDFTSPKELADYLLLLDKNEEMYLRYFEWRRHFKVRKPYIWSEHTCLVCDYLRNHKEYKTVKNLDKWYWD, from the coding sequence ATGTCGACAGAAAGTCCTCTCAGACTTCGACCCCTTCTGCTTGGCATTGTCACTCTGGGATGCATTGTGTGTCTGTTCCTGGTGTATTTTCAGCCACCCACCAGGTGGTTAGTGAATCCTGTTGAGGCAACAGTATCTGCAGATGATATGAAAAACGTGTTTGTTAGTAAGACTGGTAAAAACCTGACCATTGTGCTGATGTGGCTCTTCCCGTTTGGGATCCACTATGACTTGGACGTTTGTGGCTCACAATTCAACATCAAGGGCTGTTTCCTCACATCAGACAAGAACTTTTACAGCAAAGCCAACGGCGTTGTCTTCCATCACAGAGACATTAGCACTGACCTGTCCAACCTACCACTGCTCCCGCGACCGCACTTTCAGAAGTGGATATGGATGAACTTTGAGTCTCCATCATATACCTCCAAGTTGCCTGGGATTAAGAACCTGTTCAATCTGACCCTTAATTACCGCCAGGATGCTGACATTGCAGTGCATTCTGGCTATATCATGCCACTGGAACATAAGGAGACCTTTGTACCAGTGGAAAAAGACAAGCTGATCTGTTGGATTGTGAGCCACTGGAGGCCAGAACATGAACGTGTGAAATACTTCAATGAACTGACCAAACACATTCCGGTTCATGCGTACGGACAAGCCTTTGGGAATAAAATCCCATGGCAAGACTATGACTCCACCATCACCAGCTGTAAGTTCTACCTTGCCTTTGAAAACTCTATTCACAAGGACTACATTACTGAAAAACTGTATAATCCACTATCTTTGGGAACCGTACCAGTGGTTCTTGGCCCACCTAGGCAGAACTATGAGAACTTTGTCCCGGGTGATTCATTTATCCATGTAAACGACTTCACATCACCCAAAGAATTGGCTGACTACTTACTGCTACTCGATAAGAATGAGGAAATGTACCTCAGGTACTTTGAGTGGCGACGTCACTTTAAAGTAAGGAAGCCCTACATTTGGTCCGAACACACATGTTTGGTGTGTGATTACTTGCGTAACCACAAAGAATACAAGACAGTTAAGAACCTGGACAAGTGGTACTGGGACTGA